The following is a genomic window from Cryptococcus neoformans var. neoformans B-3501A chromosome 12, whole genome shotgun sequence.
TAacccctaaccccctaaccccctaaccccctaaccccctaaccccctaaccccctaaccccccCCTAACCCTGGTGAGGAGGGTAGAGATGGTGGGAATGGCAACGGAAGAAGCAACGAATTATGGGCTCTAGGAGTCGACTTATATAGCATGACATGGGTGTAGAGAGCGGGGATTGTGGAACCTTCGAGAAATGTTTATGTATTACAGATAGAAAGTGGAAGGACAGTCGCGTCCAGAAAGCGTTGGATGCATCCACAAGATACTGACGAACGCATGTATCCGATAATTTTGTACCTGCTCTGAACCATAGTGGATTCAAAGTACATAGGTGCATAACTGTGTTACGCTCATGGAGCCTATATATGTTGATACACACACAACACAACAACTCGAGATGAGACCAGAGTTCAATTATACCATTACATTGCTTAACGATCTATCGTCAGTATAATTACTAGATTGACCGACCACCAACAGCCAAACCTAGGAAGGTTCTGTATTTCCCGTAGAATCAATACCAAGAAGTCGATATTGTTATCTACTGTGGGTCGCAGTGGAACGGAACCAACTGGATCGTTTAACCAATAAGAGACCCCGGGTATTTCCCTACAGTGTGCCGTACCAATGTTAGACGTCACTTGGAGCAGTAGCATCGCATACATAAACCCTTCAAAGAACCTTCGAATACAGATCAAAAAACAAATAACCCGCGGACAACTCCTATCCTCAAAAGCCTGCTCAAACCGCCGGCTTGATCCCCTATACCACCTCCTGAtgctcaatctccttcttctcatcctttttttcattcttctcatccttctcgtccaCCTCTTGTTGCATGCCCACCTCTTGTTGAATGACACCTATCATGGCAAAAGTGATTAGCTACAAACGAGCCGCCCAaaaaggggagaagaaacgTACCTTGCTCCACAAGCTGCGCCTCTCGCTCATGCGCCGAGATCTTCTGTACATCCTTCGTCAACGGCACGATGAGGTTCATCTGCCTAAAGTAGTtgtccatttcctccaGCGTTCGGCCTCGGGTTtcagggaagaaaaggtaGAAGGTGATGGCGTTGGTAAAGGAACAGATGCAGAAAACCAGGTAATATCTCCAGCCTATAGAGACAGTTGAGTCACGCTTGCTTATTTGTATACAATACAGAGGCAGAATACTCACCGATGTTGGCGAAAGCCTTGGGAGAGACTTGACCAATCATAAAGTTCGAGATCCAAGCAGCCATGTTTACCATTGCCGTCGCTTTGGCTCGAATAGCAGTGTTCATGATTTCAACGGGGCTATTTCGTTGGTTAGCATACCTTTCCTCATATGAAGAATGAGAGGATTCACTAGATCCAAGAGAGAGGACCGATACAggcagaaaagaagaagttgtaTACGTAGAGCACGACGACGAAACCGATACCTTGGCCTCTGCTGCCACGTCCATCCGCGAACTGCTTTGCCAATGCACTGGAAATGGTATCAGAGAGAGTCAATGATGCAGTGGAAGAATGTGACATACGTAGCGACAGCGAAACAGGTTCCTGATAAGATATTTCCAAAGATCAAAGGGAATCGACGCCCAATCTTGTCAACAAAGAGAATACAGAAGAACTGGGCGATGAGAGCGTTGACAGAGTTGATGGAATTAATCAAGAGAGAAGTATTGGTTGAGAACCCGACTGAGGCGTACACCGTGCTAAGGGGTGATTAGTATATGAAGATACGATACAGAAAATAGTGGACATACGGGGCATAGTATTGGATAGCCGACACACCAGTCATTTGAACGGAGAATTGTAGGATAATACCATACAGCACCTTTCTCATGTTTGTCCGGTCTTCAAAGTTGAAGATCTACCACCGGGTGTCACCCTTATCCTTTACGCGCCACATAGCCGAGAATGACTTACAAGTCTCCAAGACTGTTGCATAACGGCTTCGGCATCGACTTTGTTTTTGATAGCGGCAAACTCCCCCAGCACGAATGGATCGCTCTCGTCACCCTTTGCATGCAAACGAGCAAGACTTCTGAGGGCCTTTTCGTCATGGCCTTTGATGATCAACCATCTATATACGCGGCTATCAGTTATCGCCGCAAGTAGAACAGAACATGAGAAGTACGTACCGAGGAGATTCGGGTAAGAGGAaagtcaagaagatgagtGGGACCGCGGGGAGCATTTGGAATCCAAGCTACGGAAGTTATTTAGCAACAGAACCTCGAACAGTTTGAGAAGAGCCCACCGGAAGCCTCCACGCCATGGGCGATTCAAAGTGAGTCTGCGCAACACCATACGCGATCCATCCTGCTATGAAAGAGCCGATACCGAGAAAGAATTGGAAGGTTGCTGTAA
Proteins encoded in this region:
- a CDS encoding hypothetical protein (HMMPfam hit to Sugar_tr, Sugar (and other) transporter, score: 331.1, E(): 1.6e-96); translation: MLPPKIYTFLCGCFAAMGAMLYGYDLGVISYVLVAPDFLKTMDTTDENYIGFITSSMLLGAFVGSIPASLIADAFSRRMAITVAGVVFIIGGILQTAAPNKEAMFAGRFFAGIGIGMLGLLTPSHPSARGMLTATFQFFLGIGSFIAGWIAYGVAQTHFESPMAWRLPLGFQMLPAVPLIFLTFLLPESPRWLIIKGHDEKALRSLARLHAKGDESDPFVLGEFAAIKNKVDAEAVMQQSWRLIFNFEDRTNMRKVLYGIILQFSVQMTGVSAIQYYAPTVYASVGFSTNTSLLINSINSVNALIAQFFCILFVDKIGRRFPLIFGNILSGTCFAVATALAKQFADGRGSRGQGIGFVVVLYVYNFFFSACIGPLSWIYPVEIMNTAIRAKATAMVNMAAWISNFMIGQVSPKAFANIGWRYYLVFCICSFTNAITFYLFFPETRGRTLEEMDNYFRQMNLIVPLTKDVQKISAHEREAQLVEQGVIQQEVGMQQEVDEKDEKNEKKDEKKEIEHQEVV